The following are encoded in a window of Terriglobia bacterium genomic DNA:
- a CDS encoding L,D-transpeptidase family protein: MVTGRRVGRLLLCVLLSTVASADPKVEPKVDHVLLVKTKHKLLLLSGDHVVKSYRVALGRGGLGPKRRQGDGRTPEGLYRIDSRNPASKFHLALHLSYPETADIQRARRLGVSPGGDIMIHGLPPEYSWVGSKHRLSDWTEGCIAVTDSEIEEIWELVPDGTPVEVRK, encoded by the coding sequence GTGGTTACCGGAAGGAGAGTCGGCCGGCTGCTGCTGTGCGTATTGCTGAGTACAGTTGCGTCCGCTGATCCCAAGGTCGAGCCCAAGGTTGACCACGTTCTGCTGGTCAAGACGAAACATAAGCTGCTGCTCCTGAGTGGCGACCACGTGGTCAAGTCGTATCGCGTTGCGCTGGGACGCGGAGGGCTGGGGCCGAAGCGGCGCCAAGGCGATGGCAGGACACCGGAAGGACTCTACCGCATCGACTCCCGAAACCCCGCCAGCAAGTTCCATTTAGCGTTGCACCTCTCGTATCCTGAAACGGCCGACATTCAACGTGCCCGGCGACTCGGAGTCAGCCCCGGCGGCGACATCATGATCCATGGACTGCCCCCTGAATATTCCTGGGTCGGGTCGAAGCATCGCCTTTCCGACTGGACCGAAGGTTGCATCGCCGTGACCGACTCGGAAATTGAGGAGATCTGGGAGTTGGTTCCGGACGGAACCCCCGTCGAGGTCCGCAAGTAG
- a CDS encoding L,D-transpeptidase family protein: MKRFAIISAAVLFCLAGTIAPACAQPDQQGTKQTKLEAQAKPEQRKGNKQAKSEAQRQERAQRQEKQQQDGAQQQRLAEGNDLNSEPAGIDPPSVGYQELRKALLRYTRLAREDTGEKLPMPTDVGYPGPPYPGYIRLTQLLRLLGDLPDDYSAAAASSQAFDPALLQAVGHFQERHGLSATRYLDAETIEQLNIPLSYRVEQIRLALERYRRLRNDSPQATIVVNIPALRLYAFNKEGRVVLTMKVDVGDDFKGSRTPVLEDSMEYLVFRPYWDVPLSIQRKDYVPFVAQHPGYLAQHHFDFKTSTGERVAQGEVTKEVLDELRAGTLRLRQRPGSDNPMGMVKFVFPNRYHVYLHDIPERDFDFVLPQRAVSHGCVHVEKPAELAAWVLRNQPGWTLERVQQAMHSGQNNVTVKLSKPLPVLIVYSTVSAGEDGDIHFYDDIYGYDADLLQVLAQGRSTSEEKLK; encoded by the coding sequence ATGAAACGGTTCGCAATCATCAGCGCGGCAGTTCTCTTTTGTCTTGCCGGAACCATTGCTCCTGCCTGCGCTCAGCCGGATCAGCAGGGCACAAAGCAGACCAAGCTCGAAGCGCAAGCCAAGCCCGAACAGCGGAAGGGCAACAAGCAGGCTAAGTCCGAAGCACAGCGCCAGGAGCGCGCTCAGCGACAGGAGAAACAGCAACAGGATGGTGCGCAGCAGCAGCGCCTGGCAGAGGGAAACGATTTGAACTCCGAGCCGGCGGGCATTGATCCACCTTCTGTCGGCTATCAGGAATTGCGCAAGGCGCTTTTGAGATACACGCGGCTGGCAAGAGAGGACACTGGGGAAAAGTTGCCCATGCCGACCGACGTGGGGTACCCCGGGCCTCCCTACCCAGGGTATATCCGCTTGACGCAATTGCTGCGCCTGCTCGGCGATCTCCCCGACGACTACTCCGCGGCGGCCGCGAGTTCGCAAGCTTTCGATCCTGCTTTACTGCAGGCCGTTGGGCACTTTCAGGAACGTCATGGCCTTTCCGCAACCCGATACCTGGATGCCGAAACGATCGAGCAGTTGAACATTCCGCTGAGTTACCGCGTCGAGCAAATCCGCCTGGCTCTGGAACGTTACCGTCGGCTGCGCAATGACTCTCCGCAAGCAACGATTGTCGTCAACATCCCGGCCTTGCGTCTCTACGCGTTCAACAAGGAGGGGAGGGTCGTCCTCACCATGAAGGTGGACGTGGGCGACGATTTCAAGGGCAGCCGTACGCCGGTGCTGGAAGACAGCATGGAATACCTGGTCTTCCGTCCTTATTGGGATGTGCCGCTCTCGATTCAGAGAAAGGATTATGTCCCGTTTGTCGCACAACATCCCGGCTACCTGGCACAGCACCATTTTGATTTCAAAACGTCCACGGGGGAGCGTGTGGCCCAGGGCGAGGTCACAAAGGAAGTGTTGGACGAGCTGCGTGCGGGAACGCTGCGTCTCCGGCAGCGCCCCGGTTCCGATAACCCCATGGGAATGGTCAAGTTCGTGTTCCCGAATCGCTATCACGTGTATCTCCACGATATTCCCGAGAGGGATTTCGATTTCGTCCTTCCGCAGCGGGCCGTCAGCCACGGCTGCGTGCACGTGGAAAAGCCTGCCGAATTGGCGGCCTGGGTGTTGCGTAACCAGCCGGGGTGGACTTTGGAACGAGTGCAGCAGGCGATGCACAGCGGGCAAAACAATGTGACCGTGAAGCTTTCAAAGCCGCTGCCCGTGCTGATTGTTTATTCCACCGTTTCCGCCGGGGAAGACGGAGACATTCATTTCTATGACGACATCTACGGGTACGACGCCGACCTGTTGCAGGTCCTGGCCCAGGGTCGATCCACATCCGAAGAGAAACTAAAGTGA
- a CDS encoding DUF2934 domain-containing protein gives MAASTTLRTQPSPQPVQTTDLPVTTSALPEVPANILSADATEAIRVRAYELWEKRGRQHGGDAEDWLEAEAEILARRSHDA, from the coding sequence ATGGCCGCAAGCACGACATTACGCACGCAACCGTCACCGCAGCCCGTTCAAACAACTGACCTGCCGGTGACAACTTCCGCTTTGCCGGAAGTTCCAGCCAACATCCTCTCCGCTGATGCTACCGAGGCAATTCGCGTCCGCGCCTATGAGCTTTGGGAAAAACGCGGGCGACAGCACGGCGGCGATGCCGAGGATTGGCTCGAAGCCGAAGCCGAAATACTGGCGCGCAGATCACACGATGCTTGA
- a CDS encoding zf-HC2 domain-containing protein, producing MNCSQARSLFSPYLDGVLNGRQMRDLGNHFAQCAACSHESALLADTQRAVSSLGRRPAPPELALKLRVALSQEAARSRARSFAGLQVRLEDALNAFMVPATAGVLSAIVFFGLLIGLFALPVQANNDVPTMLYTPPVLAQSPFSNGMERIKADSIVIEAYIDANGRVQDYRILSAQSETDEIKPQLENMLIFTTFRPATAFGQPTSGRAVLSFSKINVKG from the coding sequence TTTGAACGGCCGCCAGATGCGGGACCTCGGCAATCATTTTGCGCAGTGTGCGGCGTGCAGCCATGAATCCGCGCTGCTCGCCGACACGCAGCGCGCGGTGAGCTCGCTGGGACGGCGTCCGGCGCCGCCCGAGCTGGCGCTGAAGCTGCGCGTCGCGCTCTCGCAGGAGGCGGCCCGCTCCCGTGCGCGTTCCTTTGCCGGCCTGCAGGTGCGCCTGGAAGACGCGCTCAACGCGTTCATGGTGCCGGCGACCGCGGGCGTGCTCAGCGCGATCGTGTTCTTCGGGCTGCTGATCGGGCTGTTTGCGCTGCCGGTCCAGGCCAACAATGACGTACCGACGATGCTGTACACGCCGCCGGTGCTGGCGCAGTCGCCGTTCTCCAACGGCATGGAGCGGATCAAGGCCGATTCCATCGTCATCGAAGCCTACATTGACGCCAACGGCCGGGTGCAGGATTACCGAATCCTTTCGGCGCAAAGCGAGACGGACGAGATCAAGCCGCAACTGGAAAACATGCTGATCTTCACCACCTTCCGTCCGGCGACGGCCTTCGGGCAGCCGACCAGCGGACGCGCGGTGCTGTCGTTCTCGAAGATCAATGTGAAGGGCTAG
- a CDS encoding NAD-dependent epimerase/dehydratase family protein, giving the protein MKVLISGVCGFAGSHLARYLMESHEGISIVGLDNLARSGSETNRVSLKRLGVQLFHGDIRMASDLETLPVADWVVDAAAQPSVLAGRDGKTSSRQLLEHNLLGTINLLEYCRASRAGLILLSTSRVYSIPALTQLPLRAESSAYTLDPGQTWPAAVSLAGVGEGFSTEAPISLYGATKLASERLAQEYAAGFQVPVWINRSGVLAGAGQFGTAEQGIFSYWLHAHSTRRSLKYLGFGGHGLQVRDALHPRDLARIVDFQLRSGGPGQLLNVSGGPANSISLAQLTAWCDQRFGPHQPIADGSERPYDVPWLILDSNKALTTTAWKPHISLHQILDEIADHAAANPDWLTWCGA; this is encoded by the coding sequence ATGAAAGTCCTCATTTCGGGCGTGTGCGGTTTCGCCGGCAGTCACCTCGCACGCTATCTGATGGAATCGCACGAAGGTATCTCCATAGTGGGACTCGATAACCTGGCGCGATCGGGTAGCGAGACGAATCGGGTTTCCCTGAAGCGCCTTGGCGTGCAACTGTTCCATGGCGACATCCGTATGGCAAGCGACTTGGAGACGCTTCCCGTTGCCGATTGGGTCGTCGACGCCGCGGCGCAACCGAGCGTGCTGGCCGGTCGCGACGGGAAAACCAGCAGCCGCCAATTGCTGGAACACAACTTGCTGGGCACAATCAATTTGCTGGAATATTGCCGTGCCTCGCGTGCCGGACTGATTCTCTTGAGCACCAGCCGCGTCTATTCGATTCCGGCCTTGACGCAGTTGCCGTTGCGCGCGGAGTCTTCGGCCTATACTCTCGACCCAGGGCAGACTTGGCCGGCCGCGGTCAGTTTGGCCGGCGTCGGAGAAGGCTTTAGCACGGAGGCACCGATTTCTCTTTACGGCGCGACCAAGCTGGCTTCAGAACGTCTGGCACAGGAGTACGCCGCCGGATTTCAGGTGCCGGTCTGGATCAACCGCTCTGGGGTGCTGGCAGGAGCCGGGCAGTTTGGCACCGCCGAGCAGGGCATCTTCTCCTATTGGCTGCACGCGCACTCTACGCGGCGCTCGTTAAAGTACTTGGGCTTTGGCGGTCACGGATTGCAGGTCCGGGACGCATTGCATCCGCGCGACTTGGCCCGCATAGTGGATTTTCAGTTGCGCAGCGGCGGACCTGGCCAGCTCCTCAACGTGTCCGGCGGCCCCGCGAATTCCATTTCCCTGGCCCAACTGACGGCGTGGTGCGACCAGCGTTTTGGCCCGCATCAACCGATCGCTGACGGCTCGGAGCGTCCCTACGACGTTCCCTGGCTAATTCTGGATTCCAATAAAGCGCTGACGACAACCGCCTGGAAGCCCCACATCAGCCTGCATCAGATCCTCGACGAGATCGCAGACCACGCTGCGGCGAATCCCGATTGGCTCACATGGTGCGGAGCATGA
- a CDS encoding glycosyltransferase family 2 protein, whose protein sequence is MVRSMSPPSPANSDLKLLSVVIPARDEEGCIASTVEHLHLELRLNHIAHEIVVVDDGSTDRTEAIVTALGERIPEARLVKNGPPHGFGRAIAYGLQRMSGDAVVIMMADESDDCRDVVRYWNALNEGWDAVFGSRFMKGGGVIDYPWLKLRLNRVANLFIRLLFGISLNDTTNAFKAYRRTVIEGCQPMLSAHFNLTVEIPLKAIIRGYSWTVLPITWRNRRTGEAKLKIQEMGSRYLFICLYLWLEKHLSRGDYKKEVA, encoded by the coding sequence ATGGTGCGGAGCATGAGCCCTCCCTCCCCGGCGAATTCCGATCTAAAACTGTTGTCGGTGGTTATACCAGCTCGCGATGAAGAGGGCTGTATCGCGTCCACCGTCGAGCATCTGCATTTGGAGCTGCGGCTGAATCACATCGCGCACGAGATCGTCGTGGTGGATGACGGGAGCACGGACAGGACGGAGGCCATTGTTACCGCGCTCGGCGAGCGCATTCCGGAAGCGCGTTTGGTCAAGAACGGACCGCCGCACGGGTTTGGCCGCGCCATCGCTTACGGCCTGCAGAGGATGAGCGGCGATGCTGTGGTGATCATGATGGCGGATGAATCGGACGATTGCCGAGATGTGGTGCGCTATTGGAATGCGCTCAACGAGGGTTGGGATGCGGTGTTCGGTTCGCGCTTTATGAAAGGCGGCGGCGTCATCGACTATCCGTGGCTAAAGCTACGTTTAAATCGCGTGGCCAATCTGTTCATCCGTCTGTTGTTCGGCATTTCGCTGAACGACACCACCAACGCGTTCAAGGCTTACCGGCGCACGGTCATCGAAGGTTGCCAGCCGATGCTTTCGGCGCACTTCAACCTTACAGTGGAAATCCCGTTGAAAGCCATCATTCGCGGTTACTCCTGGACGGTGTTGCCGATTACCTGGCGCAACCGGCGTACCGGCGAAGCCAAGCTGAAAATTCAAGAGATGGGCAGCCGCTATCTGTTCATCTGTCTATATCTATGGTTGGAGAAGCATCTGAGCCGCGGAGATTACAAGAAGGAAGTTGCATGA